One segment of Pseudophryne corroboree isolate aPseCor3 chromosome 10, aPseCor3.hap2, whole genome shotgun sequence DNA contains the following:
- the CTU1 gene encoding cytoplasmic tRNA 2-thiolation protein 1: MPVNCTSCDAQRAVLRRPKTGHSVCKACFFQAFEEEVHHTIVSAKLFQPGEKVGIGASGGKDSTVLAHVLKVLNERYSYGLELILVSVDEGISGYRDDSLETVKRNQQQYELPLKIVSYQELYGWTMDQIVKQVGLKNNCTFCGVFRRQALDRGAMMLGVDKICTGHNADDIAETVLMNFLRGDIARLRRCTAITTGSEGAIPRCKPLKYAYEKEIVLYAYFKKLDYFSTECIYSPNAYRGHARAFLKDLEALRPSAIMDIIHSGENLSVKEDVRMPVQGTCTRCGYISSQGLCKACVLLEGLNRGLPKLGIGKHHKLHHKLLAQEPLSDAETRKLKAVDF; the protein is encoded by the exons ATGCCTGTAAATTGCACCAGCTGTGATGCCCAGCGCGCAGTCCTGCGGAGACCCAAAACCGGTCACTCCGTATGCAAGGCTTGCTTCTTCCAAGCTTTTGAAGAGGAAGTCCACCATACCATTGTGTCTGCCAAGCTCTTCCAGCCGGGCGAGAAGGTGGGCATCGGAGCCTCGGGCGGAAAGGACTCCACCGTGCTCGCTCACGTCTTAAAAGTGCTGAATGAGCGCTACTCCTACGGTCTGGAGCTCATCCTGGTGTCTGTAGATGAAGGGATTTCGGGATACCGAGATGATTCCTTGGAGACGGTAAAAAGGAACCAGCAGCAGTACGAGCTGCCCCTGAAAATTGTGTCTTATCAAGAGCTGTATGGGTGGACCATGGACCAGATTGTCAAGCAAGTGGGACTGAAGAACAATTGCACGTTTTGCGGGGTATTCAGAAGGCAAGCTCTGGACCGGGGCGCTATGATGCTAGGAGTCGACAAAATCTGCACAG GCCATAACGCGGACGACATAGCGGAGACTGTGCTGATGAATTTTCTCCGAGGGGACATTGCGCGGTTACGGCGCTGCACGGCCATCACTACCGGCAGCGAAGGTGCCATCCCCAGATGCAAACCCCTGAAATACGCCTACGAGAAGGAGATTGTACTTTACGCTTACTTCAAGAAGCTGGACTATTTTTCCACCGAGTGCATATATTCACCCAATGCTTACCGAGGGCACGCCCGTGCTTTCCTAAAAGATCTAGAGGCTTTACGGCCTAGCGCCATCATGGACATCATCCACTCGGGGGAGAACCTGTCGGTGAAGGAGGACGTACGGATGCCCGTCCAGGGGACCTGCACCCGCTGTGGGTACATTTCCAGCCAGGGGCTTTGCAAGGCTTGCGTCCTCCTGGAGGGACTGAACCGTGGCCTGCCCAAACTGGGCATCGGCAAGCACCATAAACTTCACCATAAGCTCCTGGCACAGGAACCGCTGAGTGACGCGGAAACGCGTAAGCTGAAGGCTGTGGATTTCTGA